Proteins encoded in a region of the Gammaproteobacteria bacterium genome:
- a CDS encoding flavin reductase family protein: MFYEPRKKNHGLPRNPFNSLIIPRPIGWISSVDGAGIFNLAPYSFFNAVCYSPPTVMFSAGVGTASDRTKDSVRNIEISGEFVCNMATWETREEMNQSSASLSPEQDEIALNGLTPLPCNLVAAPRIGEAPVNLECRYLKTVEIPGWDPTDVYKVIFGEVVGIHIADEFITDEGLIDVTRMLPIGRLGYNDYTRVDADSLFSLIRPE, translated from the coding sequence ATGTTTTACGAACCCAGGAAAAAGAACCATGGCCTGCCCCGTAACCCTTTTAACAGTCTCATTATTCCTCGCCCTATAGGCTGGATCAGTTCCGTGGATGGCGCCGGGATATTCAACCTGGCACCTTACAGTTTTTTCAACGCCGTCTGCTACAGCCCGCCCACGGTCATGTTTTCTGCTGGAGTCGGCACCGCTTCGGACCGCACCAAGGATTCGGTGAGAAATATTGAGATATCAGGAGAATTTGTTTGCAACATGGCCACCTGGGAGACGCGGGAAGAGATGAATCAGTCCTCTGCCAGCCTGTCCCCGGAGCAGGATGAAATCGCTCTTAACGGACTTACCCCCCTGCCCTGTAATCTGGTCGCTGCACCACGCATCGGGGAAGCGCCGGTCAACCTGGAATGCCGGTATCTGAAGACCGTCGAAATCCCGGGCTGGGATCCCACCGATGTCTACAAGGTTATCTTTGGCGAAGTAGTCGGCATCCACATCGCCGACGAGTTCATCACCGACGAAGGACTGATCGATGTCACCCGAATGTTGCCCATCGGCAGGCTGGGTTATAACGATTACACCCGGGTAGACGCCGACTCTCTGTTCAGCCTGATCCGTCCCGAGTGA
- a CDS encoding GNAT family N-acetyltransferase/peptidase C39 family protein produces MQAKVSSTLPEAAANIVIRPASPEDLSPLMALEMATFATDRLTRRRMQHWIRAENGILLLAEQEGVLLGYCLALLHRGIRLVRLYSLAVSEEARGRGVGSLLVSRLETLAARRGKLFMRLEVAHDNLAAIKLYEKLGFVIFGTLEDYYEDHRNALRMQKRIRYPGESLRHRAVPWYRQTTGFTCGPASLMMVMAALDDSLQITQELELDIWREATTIFMTAGHGGSHPVGLALVAHARGFRARVIINKTEPLFLEGVRTPEKKQILTVVHNHFVAQAEQAGVPIIHSNITQKQVEEFLDDGALVLMLISTYRMDSRKAPHWVAITAIDDECLYVHDPDPTEIEQSSLDCQHLPILRSDFDRMSVFGRNQLRTAVIIEK; encoded by the coding sequence ATGCAAGCCAAAGTTTCCTCGACCCTGCCTGAAGCCGCGGCGAATATCGTTATTCGGCCGGCAAGTCCGGAGGATCTGTCGCCCCTCATGGCCCTGGAGATGGCTACTTTTGCCACAGACCGGTTGACCAGGCGCCGAATGCAGCACTGGATACGGGCTGAAAACGGCATTCTGTTGCTGGCGGAGCAGGAGGGAGTGTTGCTCGGCTACTGTCTGGCATTGTTGCACCGGGGTATCCGGCTGGTGCGGTTGTACTCGCTGGCGGTCAGCGAGGAGGCGCGAGGCAGGGGCGTTGGCAGTCTGCTTGTTTCCCGATTGGAAACCCTGGCTGCCAGGCGCGGTAAATTGTTCATGCGCCTGGAAGTGGCCCATGACAATCTGGCGGCAATCAAGCTTTACGAAAAGCTCGGCTTTGTCATTTTCGGCACGCTAGAGGATTACTACGAGGATCACCGGAACGCGCTGCGCATGCAGAAACGGATACGCTACCCGGGAGAAAGTCTCCGCCACCGGGCCGTGCCATGGTATCGGCAGACAACCGGATTCACCTGCGGCCCGGCGTCCCTGATGATGGTGATGGCAGCGCTGGACGATTCCCTGCAGATCACCCAGGAGTTGGAGCTCGATATCTGGCGGGAGGCGACAACTATTTTCATGACGGCCGGCCATGGCGGAAGCCACCCGGTCGGGCTGGCGCTGGTAGCCCACGCGCGCGGCTTCCGGGCCAGAGTGATAATTAACAAAACGGAACCGCTGTTCCTGGAAGGCGTGCGCACGCCTGAAAAGAAACAGATCCTGACCGTTGTGCACAATCATTTTGTTGCCCAGGCCGAACAGGCGGGGGTTCCCATAATCCATTCCAATATTACCCAGAAGCAGGTCGAAGAATTCCTTGATGACGGCGCACTGGTACTGATGCTGATCAGTACCTACCGGATGGATTCAAGGAAGGCTCCCCACTGGGTTGCGATTACCGCCATCGATGACGAGTGCCTTTATGTGCATGATCCTGACCCAACGGAGATAGAGCAGAGCAGTCTGGACTGTCAGCATCTACCCATCCTGCGCAGTGACTTCGATCGTATGAGCGTGTTCGGCAGGAATCAGCTGCGGACTGCAGTAATCATTGAAAAATAG
- a CDS encoding ATP-dependent zinc protease, whose amino-acid sequence MNENKMLTVGWREWLTLPGLGLPAIKAKVDTGARTSALHAFETERLKRGGKDIVRFGMHPIQNNAALVVQCEADLVDMRKVSDSGGHTEMRYVIETCMELGGQQWMIEMTLTNRDSMRFRMLLGRKAMEGRILVDPGASYLCGKLDAKSLYTR is encoded by the coding sequence ATGAACGAAAACAAGATGCTGACCGTTGGCTGGAGGGAATGGCTGACCTTACCAGGCCTGGGGCTGCCGGCCATCAAGGCAAAAGTGGACACTGGGGCCAGAACTTCCGCCCTGCATGCGTTCGAAACCGAACGCCTTAAGCGGGGCGGGAAAGATATCGTAAGGTTTGGCATGCACCCGATTCAGAATAACGCTGCATTGGTGGTCCAGTGTGAAGCGGACCTGGTCGACATGCGGAAGGTCTCCGATTCAGGTGGTCACACGGAAATGCGCTACGTCATCGAGACCTGCATGGAGCTCGGTGGTCAACAATGGATGATCGAAATGACACTGACCAACCGTGACTCCATGCGCTTCAGAATGCTGCTGGGAAGGAAAGCCATGGAGGGGCGTATCCTGGTCGACCCGGGCGCGTCCTACCTGTGTGGAAAACTGGATGCCAAATCCCTTTATACCCGGTGA
- a CDS encoding plastocyanin/azurin family copper-binding protein — MKQFVLLVLLVPLFARAEVHTVQSVDYRDYQSLFFDPHFLTISPGDSIAFTVTNFDHQPQSVFVPDGARHWQAENGENITVQFEEEGVYIFDCHYHNVMGMAGVILVGSPGNVEAARQFFVTYREETFAFNKARLDYLWDAASPLVSSPQGAPD; from the coding sequence ATGAAACAGTTTGTCTTGCTTGTTTTGCTGGTGCCGCTCTTTGCCCGGGCTGAGGTGCACACTGTGCAATCCGTGGATTATCGGGATTATCAGTCCCTGTTTTTCGATCCGCACTTTCTGACCATCAGCCCCGGGGACAGTATTGCTTTTACCGTGACCAATTTTGATCACCAGCCCCAGTCAGTTTTTGTTCCTGATGGAGCCCGACACTGGCAAGCGGAGAACGGAGAAAACATAACCGTTCAGTTCGAAGAAGAGGGTGTTTATATTTTTGACTGCCACTATCACAACGTGATGGGCATGGCGGGAGTCATCCTGGTGGGCAGTCCCGGTAATGTCGAAGCGGCGAGACAGTTCTTCGTAACATACCGGGAAGAGACTTTCGCGTTCAATAAAGCGCGCCTGGATTACCTCTGGGATGCTGCCAGCCCATTAGTTTCAAGCCCCCAGGGAGCCCCTGACTGA
- the rimK gene encoding 30S ribosomal protein S6--L-glutamate ligase → MKIALLSRNKNLYSTRRLVEAAIERDHQIQVIDALRCYMNVASHKPTIHYRGEELAGFDAVIPRIGASVTYYGTSVLRQFEMAGVYPLNESVAISRSRDKLRSLQLLSRKGIGMPVTGFANKPDDIKDLIKMVGGAPLVIKLLQGTQGIGVVLAETQKAAESVIEGFMGVGADILVQEYIKEAGGADIRCFVIGGKVVAAMKRQAQAGEFRSNLHRGGSASLIRITPEERSTAVRAAKIMGLNVAGVDLLRSNHGPVVMEVNSSPGLQGIEEATGKDIAGSIISFIESNHKSGRTATKGKG, encoded by the coding sequence ATGAAAATAGCTCTGTTATCCAGAAACAAAAATCTGTATTCAACCCGTCGACTGGTTGAAGCTGCCATAGAACGCGATCATCAAATCCAGGTGATCGACGCCCTGCGTTGTTATATGAACGTTGCCTCTCACAAGCCCACTATCCACTACCGGGGGGAAGAATTGGCTGGTTTCGATGCGGTCATACCCCGCATCGGCGCCTCTGTGACCTATTACGGAACTTCGGTTCTAAGGCAGTTCGAAATGGCCGGCGTCTATCCGCTGAACGAATCCGTGGCAATCTCCCGCTCCAGAGACAAGCTGCGCTCCCTGCAATTGCTGTCGCGCAAAGGCATTGGCATGCCAGTGACGGGCTTTGCCAACAAACCGGATGACATTAAAGACCTGATCAAGATGGTGGGCGGCGCACCGCTGGTCATTAAGCTGCTGCAGGGCACTCAGGGTATTGGTGTGGTATTGGCGGAAACTCAGAAGGCAGCCGAGAGCGTTATTGAAGGGTTTATGGGAGTCGGCGCCGACATCCTCGTGCAGGAATACATCAAGGAAGCGGGTGGTGCTGATATCCGTTGCTTTGTAATTGGCGGCAAAGTAGTCGCCGCTATGAAACGTCAGGCTCAGGCTGGCGAGTTCCGATCCAATCTGCACCGCGGCGGCAGCGCCAGCCTGATCCGGATTACCCCGGAGGAACGCTCGACCGCAGTGCGGGCCGCCAAGATCATGGGGCTCAATGTTGCCGGTGTTGACCTGCTGCGCTCCAACCATGGCCCGGTGGTCATGGAGGTGAACTCATCACCCGGACTGCAGGGAATCGAGGAGGCAACGGGCAAGGATATAGCCGGATCGATCATTTCATTCATCGAAAGTAATCACAAGTCCGGGCGCACGGCCACCAAAGGAAAAGGCTAG
- a CDS encoding MFS transporter has product MTQSAKSYLPVLISACLLLVLSFGYRAGFGLFMQPMSAANGWGRDVLALALAIQNLSWGVFAVIAGGLADRYGNLRVLLAGVFLYGLGMFAMAFSTTELQVISTAGLMVGAGISGTSFGIVLPAIARAVPEERRGWALGMGTAAGSMGQFLVVPFIQLVVDAAGWFQALQFLGLSAFLMVLFAFPLARYGSPRDTDDEPHVNASLARIAGNALRVKSYTLLVSGFFVCGFHVAFITVHMPGYVVDLGFPASIGAWSISLIGLCNVFGSYYAGTLSSRRSMRKILASIYLGRAVVISAFLLAPVTIPSILLFSAAMGFLWLATVPPTSGLVALFFGTRYMTFLYGIVFLSHQLGSFSGVWLGGWLYERTGTYDGIWMAGIALGIAAALMHWPIEEQDYSRQLLPSTGN; this is encoded by the coding sequence ATGACTCAATCCGCCAAGTCCTACCTCCCGGTTCTGATCAGCGCCTGCCTGTTACTGGTGCTGTCGTTCGGCTATCGCGCTGGTTTCGGCCTGTTCATGCAGCCCATGTCGGCTGCCAACGGCTGGGGACGGGACGTGCTGGCTCTGGCGCTGGCTATACAGAACCTGTCCTGGGGAGTCTTTGCGGTAATCGCCGGCGGGCTGGCTGATCGTTATGGCAATTTGAGGGTCTTGTTGGCCGGCGTCTTTCTGTATGGCCTGGGCATGTTTGCCATGGCTTTCTCAACTACGGAACTGCAGGTCATCTCGACCGCGGGTCTGATGGTTGGCGCCGGTATATCCGGAACCTCCTTTGGTATTGTGTTGCCGGCTATCGCCCGCGCAGTGCCAGAAGAGCGGCGGGGCTGGGCACTGGGCATGGGAACAGCAGCCGGCAGCATGGGGCAGTTCCTGGTGGTGCCTTTTATTCAGCTGGTGGTCGATGCAGCCGGCTGGTTTCAGGCTTTACAGTTTCTGGGTCTGTCGGCTTTCCTGATGGTATTGTTTGCTTTCCCGCTGGCCCGCTACGGAAGCCCCCGGGATACCGATGACGAACCCCACGTCAATGCCAGCCTTGCGCGCATCGCCGGCAACGCGCTGAGGGTAAAATCCTACACACTGCTGGTGTCAGGCTTTTTCGTTTGCGGCTTTCACGTCGCCTTCATTACAGTGCACATGCCTGGCTACGTGGTGGATCTTGGTTTTCCTGCCTCCATCGGCGCCTGGAGTATCAGCCTGATCGGCCTGTGTAATGTATTCGGTTCCTACTATGCAGGCACTCTCAGCAGCCGGCGCTCCATGCGAAAAATACTCGCCTCCATCTACCTTGGCCGCGCGGTAGTGATTTCCGCCTTTCTGCTCGCACCGGTTACCATCCCGAGCATCCTGCTGTTCAGTGCAGCAATGGGATTTCTGTGGCTGGCGACAGTACCACCGACCTCCGGCCTGGTAGCCTTGTTTTTTGGAACCCGCTACATGACATTTCTCTATGGTATCGTCTTTCTCAGCCACCAGCTCGGCAGTTTCAGTGGGGTCTGGCTTGGGGGCTGGCTGTACGAGCGTACCGGCACGTATGACGGTATCTGGATGGCCGGCATCGCGCTGGGGATCGCCGCTGCCCTGATGCACTGGCCCATCGAAGAACAGGACTACTCCAGACAATTGTTGCCCAGCACCGGTAACTGA
- a CDS encoding carboxypeptidase regulatory-like domain-containing protein, with protein sequence MPNIHPLRSTLTVITLLVVAACGEPGVTDQSVSTTTTPDSTSASPVALDGDSIGGIVTSSNGPEAGVWVIAETRDLPTLYSKTVVTDDQGRYVIPDLPDAGYEIWVRGYGLVDSARVTAAPGAELNLTAEVAPDAAAAAQYYPAGYWYSLLEIPEAHEFPGTGPDGNGIAPEVQTQDDFIRQVTNGGCVVCHQMGNAATRTFPDLFADAETSFDVWNRRVRSGQAGGFMSRILAGMGDRALTMYADWTDRIAAGELPPVPERPQGLERNVVITQWDWADPTAYLHDLVSTDRRDPTVNGYGKLYGALENSADYLPVLDPATHSTDQVPVFPEDPDYKPAPTAPMAPSPYWGNEPIWDAATTVHNPMMDSQGRVWITSRARAPGDVPEFCQDGSDHPSAREFPLGPSGRHLGVYDPSTDTYTPINTCFGTHHLMFAEDEDDTLWTSGGGSVVGWLNTREFLETGDAVAAQGWTPFILDTNGNGRRDDYVAPDAPVDPDLDKRINSGLYAVAPAPDGSVWGSNLSYPGAIVRVVPGDDPTTTAITEYYELPIDENGDAIEGFSPRGMDIDRNGVAWVALASGHMGSFDRRKCTGPLNGPEATGQHCPEGWTFFTEPLPQFKNLQQSGSSEGSYYTWVDQFNTLGLGANTPINTGNQSGALLVLNQGEWVRLTVPYPLGFYTKWLDGRIDDPDAGWQGQGLWATISSRAPFHMETGAGTTSKVYHFQMRPDPLAR encoded by the coding sequence ATGCCCAATATCCATCCCCTGCGGTCGACTCTAACAGTCATAACCCTGCTGGTTGTTGCTGCCTGTGGAGAGCCGGGTGTTACTGACCAGTCTGTCTCGACAACGACCACCCCGGATTCAACCTCTGCCTCTCCGGTGGCTCTGGACGGTGACTCTATCGGAGGCATCGTCACCAGCTCCAATGGACCCGAAGCAGGCGTCTGGGTAATCGCCGAGACTCGTGATCTGCCAACTCTTTATTCCAAAACTGTTGTTACCGACGACCAGGGGCGCTACGTCATCCCGGACCTCCCCGATGCCGGTTACGAGATCTGGGTCAGAGGCTATGGCCTGGTGGACTCCGCGCGCGTTACCGCTGCCCCCGGGGCCGAGCTGAATCTGACTGCGGAGGTTGCACCTGATGCCGCGGCTGCGGCCCAGTACTACCCCGCCGGCTACTGGTATTCCCTGCTAGAGATTCCTGAAGCACATGAATTTCCGGGGACCGGCCCCGACGGCAATGGCATTGCACCGGAAGTGCAGACCCAGGACGATTTTATACGCCAGGTCACCAATGGTGGTTGCGTAGTCTGCCATCAGATGGGTAACGCGGCCACCCGCACCTTTCCCGACCTGTTTGCCGATGCCGAAACCAGCTTCGATGTCTGGAACCGGCGCGTGCGCTCCGGACAGGCCGGCGGCTTCATGAGCCGGATACTGGCAGGCATGGGCGACCGGGCCCTGACAATGTACGCTGACTGGACCGACCGCATTGCGGCCGGTGAGTTGCCGCCGGTGCCGGAGCGACCGCAGGGGCTGGAACGTAATGTAGTGATCACCCAGTGGGACTGGGCGGATCCCACTGCCTACCTGCATGACCTGGTTTCGACGGACCGGCGTGATCCGACCGTCAATGGCTACGGCAAACTTTACGGGGCATTGGAAAACAGCGCCGACTACCTGCCGGTGCTCGATCCGGCGACCCATAGCACCGATCAGGTTCCTGTATTCCCTGAAGACCCGGATTATAAGCCGGCGCCGACCGCGCCGATGGCTCCTTCACCCTACTGGGGTAACGAACCGATCTGGGACGCCGCCACCACCGTGCACAATCCCATGATGGACAGCCAAGGTCGGGTATGGATTACATCGCGGGCCAGGGCCCCTGGCGACGTTCCTGAATTCTGCCAGGATGGCTCGGACCACCCCTCTGCCCGGGAATTTCCGCTGGGCCCTTCAGGCCGGCATCTGGGCGTCTACGATCCATCCACCGATACTTACACACCGATCAATACCTGTTTCGGCACCCACCACCTGATGTTCGCCGAAGACGAGGACGACACGCTGTGGACCAGTGGTGGTGGTAGCGTGGTGGGATGGCTCAATACCCGGGAGTTTCTGGAAACCGGAGACGCCGTGGCCGCCCAGGGCTGGACACCGTTTATCCTTGACACCAACGGCAATGGCCGGCGGGACGATTACGTGGCCCCGGATGCGCCCGTCGATCCCGATCTGGACAAGCGTATCAATTCAGGCCTCTACGCGGTTGCCCCGGCACCCGATGGCTCGGTGTGGGGTTCCAATCTGAGTTACCCGGGAGCGATTGTCCGCGTAGTGCCCGGGGATGACCCCACCACCACGGCCATCACCGAATATTACGAACTTCCCATCGATGAAAATGGCGACGCAATCGAGGGCTTTTCGCCACGAGGCATGGATATCGACCGCAATGGCGTAGCCTGGGTAGCCCTGGCCAGTGGCCACATGGGCAGCTTTGATCGGCGCAAGTGCACCGGACCTCTCAATGGCCCGGAGGCAACCGGGCAACATTGCCCGGAAGGCTGGACCTTCTTTACCGAACCCCTGCCTCAATTCAAGAATCTCCAGCAATCAGGCAGTTCAGAGGGCAGCTATTACACCTGGGTGGATCAGTTCAATACCCTCGGGCTGGGTGCCAATACACCCATCAACACTGGCAATCAGTCAGGCGCCCTGCTGGTCCTTAATCAAGGCGAATGGGTGCGCCTGACCGTTCCTTACCCACTGGGCTTTTACACCAAATGGCTGGATGGCCGCATTGATGATCCAGATGCAGGCTGGCAGGGTCAAGGCCTCTGGGCCACGATCTCAAGCCGGGCGCCATTCCACATGGAAACAGGTGCCGGCACTACCAGCAAAGTCTATCACTTTCAGATGCGGCCTGACCCCCTGGCCAGATAG
- a CDS encoding cyclase family protein, which yields MKSMSVPKIRSMISGSVIWGPVIRKGILGAAAVLAASSMAQEFMAHPSTQDPAVKVTLETLARWEDELSNWGRWGTDDQRGTLNLITPAKTRQAAGLVTEGITVTLQHFVTLEKTIDSQTFGPTDHRMSRLDPVTGLPTFALDEISFSLHDGMLSHLDALCHYRTEIDGEYVIFNGYPQNLTADGCVDLGIDRMGTSYVTRGVLVDMPLMRGVDWLDPSTPIYVSDLEAWEEFAGVRIGSGDALFIRTGRWTKRDAEGPWRYGQGGAGLHASVLPWLRERDVAILVGDAVNDVQPSGVEGINRPIHQLTQVNLGLPIVDNGYLKEVAAVARRLQRWEFMTSIQINPVPGGTASPFNAHATF from the coding sequence ATGAAAAGTATGAGCGTTCCAAAAATAAGATCAATGATCAGCGGCTCAGTGATTTGGGGGCCAGTCATTCGCAAAGGCATACTGGGCGCCGCGGCAGTACTGGCAGCCTCCTCAATGGCCCAGGAGTTTATGGCGCATCCATCTACCCAGGACCCGGCAGTCAAGGTGACGCTGGAGACCCTGGCGCGCTGGGAGGACGAACTTTCCAACTGGGGGCGTTGGGGAACCGACGACCAGCGTGGCACTTTGAATCTGATTACACCGGCCAAGACCCGTCAGGCCGCTGGGCTGGTCACGGAGGGAATAACCGTCACGCTGCAGCATTTTGTGACCCTGGAGAAAACCATTGATTCACAGACCTTCGGCCCCACAGATCACCGTATGAGCCGCCTGGATCCCGTTACCGGGTTGCCAACCTTTGCCCTGGACGAGATCAGCTTTTCATTGCATGACGGTATGCTGTCCCACCTGGATGCCCTGTGCCACTACCGAACGGAAATCGACGGCGAGTACGTGATTTTTAACGGCTACCCGCAGAACCTTACTGCCGATGGCTGCGTGGACCTGGGGATCGATCGCATGGGCACTTCCTACGTTACCCGGGGCGTGCTGGTTGATATGCCTCTGATGCGGGGCGTGGACTGGCTGGATCCCAGCACACCCATCTACGTGTCTGACCTGGAAGCCTGGGAGGAGTTTGCCGGCGTCAGGATCGGCAGCGGCGATGCGCTGTTCATTCGCACCGGCCGCTGGACCAAGCGTGATGCCGAGGGCCCCTGGCGATACGGGCAGGGCGGTGCAGGCCTGCATGCTTCGGTGTTGCCCTGGCTGCGCGAAAGAGATGTGGCCATCCTGGTCGGCGACGCGGTGAACGATGTCCAGCCTTCGGGTGTCGAAGGCATCAATCGTCCCATCCACCAGTTGACCCAGGTCAATCTCGGGTTGCCTATCGTGGATAACGGCTACCTGAAAGAGGTAGCAGCAGTGGCGCGACGGTTGCAACGCTGGGAGTTTATGACATCGATCCAGATCAATCCGGTGCCTGGTGGTACGGCCAGCCCGTTTAATGCCCACGCAACTTTCTAG
- a CDS encoding SRPBCC domain-containing protein yields the protein MKSTEPPVSISQHYGCPASRLWTAITDSEQMRQWYFDNIPDFQPRKGFRTSFTVDSGERQFLHLWEVTAVEPGRKIAYSWVYGGYPGKAEAVFHIEEQQEGSRLNFNFTVQEDFPDTVPEFTRESCLGGWHYFLVENLKLYLANR from the coding sequence TTGAAAAGCACAGAACCTCCGGTATCAATTTCGCAGCATTACGGCTGCCCGGCCTCTCGCCTGTGGACCGCCATTACCGACAGCGAGCAGATGCGCCAGTGGTATTTCGACAACATTCCTGATTTTCAACCACGCAAAGGTTTTCGAACCAGCTTCACCGTCGATTCAGGCGAACGCCAGTTTCTCCATCTGTGGGAGGTCACTGCGGTCGAACCCGGCAGGAAAATCGCCTACTCCTGGGTATATGGCGGATACCCGGGAAAAGCCGAGGCGGTTTTTCATATCGAAGAGCAACAGGAAGGGTCACGATTAAACTTCAACTTTACTGTACAGGAAGATTTTCCTGACACGGTACCCGAGTTCACGCGGGAAAGTTGTCTGGGAGGCTGGCACTATTTCCTGGTGGAAAACCTGAAGCTTTATTTAGCGAATCGCTGA